From the genome of Pseudomonas hamedanensis:
GCACTCCGGCCTGTTCGGCCAGCTCAACCAGCACGCTGGCCTGGGTGACATCGCGGCCTTCAGCGTAAAACGCCTGCTGGATCAGCCCGACCAGTGTCCATGCGCAATCCGGCGCCAGACTGCGCGCGGTGACGATGGCGCGACAGGCCGGTTCAGTGTCATAGACAAAACCGTCAGGCAACGCGCCATCGAATCTGAACGGCTGGCCGGTGGCCTCGGTGACCGCTTGCCAGTGCTCCAGAATGTAGCGCCGCGTGGTCGGCTCCAGCGCCGAACCACTGCCGGTGCGCAAACCACCGACCACCAGATGCAGCTCGACTCCGGCGGCCTGCGCCTGCTCGACCAGTGCCTTGGCCACCGGAGCGAACCCCCAGCACCAGGAACACATCGGATCCATCACATAGAGCAGGCGCGCGGACATGGTTAAGCCTCGGTGGATGCTTGCTTATAGTTGTAGCCGATCGGGTGCGGCTGGTTGCGCGCCTTGGCCAGTTCGATCTGCTTTTGCCGATCGATGGCGCTGCGGCGGGTTTTCTCGCTGAGCTTGTCCCAGCAATGCGGGCAACTGATGCCGGCCACGTAGTGTTCGGACGCGCGATCTTCAACGCTGACCGGCGTACGGCAGGCATGACATTGATCGTAGTCGCCTTCCGTCAAGTCGTGGCGCACGGTCACGCGGTTGTCGAAGACGAAGCAGTCGCCGCGCCACTTGGTCTCTTCCTGCGGCACTTCTTCGAGGTACTTCAGGATGCCGCCCTTGAGGTGATAAACCTCTTCGAAACCTTCGCCGAGCATGTAGCTCGAGGCTTTCTCGCAACGAATACCGCCGGTGCAGAACATCGCGACCTTCTTGTGCACGGCCGGATCGAAGTGTTCTTTGATGTAGTCGGGAAATTCGCGAAAACTGGTGGTTTTCGGATCGATGGCGCCTTCGAAGGTGCCGATCGACACTTCGTAATCGTTGCGCGTGTCAATCAGCAGCACTTCCGGATCGCTGATCAGCGCATTCCAGTCTTGCGGCTCAACGTAGGTGCCGACCTTTTTGTTCGGGTCGACGCCTTCGACGCCCAGGGTGACGATTTCTTTTTTCAGCTTGACCTTGGTGCGATAGAACGGCTGCTCGTCGCAGTACGATTCCTTGTGGTCGATGTCGACCATGCGTGGATCGTTCTTCAGCCAGGCGAGCAGGCCGTCAATGCCTTCGCGGGTGCCGGAGACCGTGCCGTTGATGCCTTCTTCGGCGATCAGCAGAGTGCCTTTGATGCCGTTGTCGACCATCGCTTGCAGCAGTGGCTCGCGCAGGTTGACGTAATCTTCGAGGGTGACGAACTTGTACA
Proteins encoded in this window:
- the trhO gene encoding oxygen-dependent tRNA uridine(34) hydroxylase TrhO, with the translated sequence MTQPIVVAALYKFVTLEDYVNLREPLLQAMVDNGIKGTLLIAEEGINGTVSGTREGIDGLLAWLKNDPRMVDIDHKESYCDEQPFYRTKVKLKKEIVTLGVEGVDPNKKVGTYVEPQDWNALISDPEVLLIDTRNDYEVSIGTFEGAIDPKTTSFREFPDYIKEHFDPAVHKKVAMFCTGGIRCEKASSYMLGEGFEEVYHLKGGILKYLEEVPQEETKWRGDCFVFDNRVTVRHDLTEGDYDQCHACRTPVSVEDRASEHYVAGISCPHCWDKLSEKTRRSAIDRQKQIELAKARNQPHPIGYNYKQASTEA
- a CDS encoding DsbA family protein, producing MCSWCWGFAPVAKALVEQAQAAGVELHLVVGGLRTGSGSALEPTTRRYILEHWQAVTEATGQPFRFDGALPDGFVYDTEPACRAIVTARSLAPDCAWTLVGLIQQAFYAEGRDVTQASVLVELAEQAGVPRIEFAEHFDHADQHKATQADFSWVQDLGIAGFPTLLAERNGQLALLTNGYQPLSELSPLLGRWLERAACV